The following proteins come from a genomic window of Pseudoxanthobacter soli DSM 19599:
- a CDS encoding phosphatase PAP2 family protein: MKIEPSRPVSFHGRVAAFARAEAALLIAFLAVCALMSVFWMVADAVVEGEGAALDAGIITAFRDPADLARAIGPFWLQEAARDVTALGSTVVLIFVLAVGVGYLWLTRRRGDAVLLLIAVVGGQLLSSGLKWLFARPRPDIVPHLVEVSTASFPSGHSTLSAVAYLTIGALIARVHTRKRVKLYVLGMAVVLTVAIGISRVYLGVHWPSDVLAGWALGAGWALACWSVAVRLRRTVTVDPPEISS, encoded by the coding sequence ATGAAGATCGAACCGTCCCGGCCCGTTTCGTTTCATGGGCGCGTCGCCGCCTTCGCGCGGGCGGAAGCGGCACTGCTGATCGCCTTCCTCGCGGTCTGTGCGCTGATGTCGGTGTTCTGGATGGTCGCCGACGCCGTGGTGGAGGGCGAGGGCGCAGCGCTCGATGCGGGCATCATCACCGCCTTCCGCGATCCGGCCGATCTCGCCCGCGCCATCGGGCCGTTCTGGCTGCAGGAAGCCGCGCGCGATGTGACCGCCCTCGGCAGCACCGTCGTGCTGATCTTCGTGCTGGCGGTCGGCGTCGGCTATCTCTGGCTGACCCGCCGCAGAGGTGACGCGGTGCTCTTGCTAATCGCGGTCGTGGGCGGGCAGCTGCTGTCGTCGGGCCTGAAGTGGCTGTTCGCCCGCCCGCGGCCGGATATCGTGCCGCATCTCGTCGAGGTATCGACCGCGAGCTTTCCGAGCGGACATTCCACGCTGTCGGCCGTCGCCTACCTCACCATCGGCGCCCTGATCGCCCGCGTCCACACTCGCAAGCGCGTGAAGCTCTACGTGCTCGGCATGGCCGTGGTGCTTACCGTCGCCATCGGCATCAGCCGCGTTTATCTCGGCGTGCACTGGCCATCCGACGTACTGGCGGGTTGGGCGCTCGGTGCGGGCTGGGCGCTCGCCTGCTGGTCTGTCGCCGTCCGCCTGAGGCGTACGGTGACGGTCGACCCTCCGGAAATCTCGTCGTGA